In a genomic window of Candidatus Ozemobacteraceae bacterium:
- a CDS encoding tetratricopeptide repeat protein has product MQRSEFPTSDALDWAPWLLPVVAMGILIFFFAFSESTAPGPFSRKAPLPKGTVFDAVTRRPRTPAYKRADQEFRMGEIYRQRREYSGALQLYRSALSFYPEHLEARDREGFCLWKLGDLSAAETSFRRALEIDPAFYRSHFYLGRILAKSGRWKEAVGAMSQAWHKSPKRDFFVGYEYAQLLYQLGYFPEALEILGELRERFPSNAQAEILRMKITQAEGRP; this is encoded by the coding sequence ATGCAGAGAAGCGAGTTTCCCACTTCCGACGCTCTCGACTGGGCTCCATGGCTTCTCCCCGTCGTCGCCATGGGGATTCTGATTTTCTTCTTTGCGTTCAGTGAAAGCACGGCCCCGGGACCTTTTTCGAGAAAGGCTCCCCTTCCGAAGGGAACGGTCTTCGACGCGGTCACGCGCCGCCCCCGGACGCCAGCCTACAAGCGCGCCGACCAGGAGTTTCGCATGGGGGAAATCTATCGCCAGCGCCGCGAGTATTCCGGTGCTCTCCAGCTGTATCGAAGCGCCCTGTCCTTCTACCCGGAACATCTCGAAGCCCGGGACCGCGAAGGGTTTTGCCTCTGGAAACTCGGCGATCTTTCCGCCGCCGAAACCTCGTTCAGGCGCGCCCTTGAGATCGATCCCGCGTTTTACCGGAGCCACTTTTATCTCGGCCGCATCCTGGCAAAGAGCGGCCGTTGGAAGGAAGCCGTCGGGGCGATGAGTCAGGCATGGCACAAGTCCCCGAAGCGTGACTTTTTCGTGGGTTACGAATACGCACAGTTATTATATCAACTCGGTTATTTTCCGGAAGCTCTCGAGATTCTCGGCGAGCTCCGCGAGCGTTTTCCCTCGAACGCGCAGGCCGAGATCCTGCGCATGAAAATCACGCAGGCAGAGGGCCGACCATGA